In a genomic window of Lycium ferocissimum isolate CSIRO_LF1 chromosome 9, AGI_CSIRO_Lferr_CH_V1, whole genome shotgun sequence:
- the LOC132029509 gene encoding uncharacterized protein LOC132029509: MPKPGPRPYECVRKAWHSGRHQPIRGSLIQEIFRIVNEVHGSATKKNKEWQEKLPIVVFRAEEIMYSKANSEAEYMDLKTLWDRLNDAIDTIIKRDDSTESESRDLLQPCIEAALHLGCSPKRSSRSQRNNSPRYYLTPESNSVPTGNSHDRNRGNPFPNSIFFSKDPKFISATLKNSNPCAPESNKMLPFSTLKFPPSVGIQTLPMQTARASPNSCTMYPLYHGCQFEPSVPKFGDAKSNTQLVDENKKIAPKNPPSCNLNALSETSRTDCEDVSENQTVIGCDLSLRLGSFVVPCTSIENALPEDDKAGDTCKLNDLSPQFNRGLSFFLKENADKDQFESSSMSSNGQNLNVESVLAKRKLAEDQQIYWPMKFPFNKFRS, translated from the exons ATGCCTAAACCTGGTCCAAGACCCTATGAATGTGTTAGGAAAGCTTGGCATAGTGGTAGACACCAACCCATCAGAGGTTCCCTTATTCAAGAAATTTTCAG AATTGTGAATGAGGTTCATGGCTCAGCAACTAAGAAGAATAAGGAATGGCAAGAGAAGCTCCCTATAGTTGTCTTCAGAGCTGAGGAAATTATGTATTCCAAGGCTAATTCTGAG GCTGAGTATATGGATCTTAAAACTCTTTGGGATAGATTGAATGATGCCATTGACACTATCATTAAAAGAGATGACAGTACTGAATCAGAGTCTAGGGACCTCTTACAACCTTGCATTGAAG CTGCTTTGCATTTGGGTTGCTCACCAAAAAGATCATCAAGGAGCCAAAGGAACAATTCTCCAAGATATTACCTAACTCCAGAGTCTAACTCAGTACCTACTGGAAATTCGCATGACAGAAACAGAGGAAATCCTTTTCCTAACAGTATATTTTTCTCCAAAGATCCTAAATTTATATCAGCCACACTGAAAAATTCAAACCCTTGTGCCCCAGAGTCTAACAAAATGCTTCCTTTCTCGACTCTGAAGTTTCCTCCATCTGTTGGCATACAAACTTTGCCAATGCAGACTGCCCGTGCCTCACCTAATTCTTGTACTATGTATCCTTTGTATCACGGTTGTCAATTTGAACCTTCTGTTCCCAAGTTTGGTGATGCCAAATCAAATACTCAGCTTGTGGATGAGAACAAGAAGATTGCTCCAAAAAATCCTCCGTCGTGTAACTTAAACGCTTTGAGTGAAACTTCTCGGACAGATTGTGAAGATGTTTCTGAGAATCAAACTGTAATAGGGTGTGATTTATCGCTGCGTTTGGGTTCGTTTGTGGTTCCGTGCACTAGCATTGAGAACGCTTTACCTGAGGATGATAAAGCTGGTGATACATGCAAGTTAAATGACCTATCTCCACAGTTCAATAGAGGTTTGTCATTCTTCTTGAAGGAAAATGCTGATAAAGACCAGTTTGAATCATCTTCAATGAGTTCCAACGGCCAAAATTTGAATGTGGAGTCAGTTTTGGCAAAGAGAAAGCTGGCTGAGGATCAGCAGATTTATTGGCCAATGAAGTTCCCTTTTAACAAATTCAGGTCTTAG
- the LOC132029510 gene encoding uncharacterized protein LOC132029510, translating into MAVTRKFQVKIRPLKLELLGVDDFDGGNQEPRKVKAMAIKMKWKGEPKFGLVPFHKHKKDFTSRRIMKKGIQANSIEWDNDADEFENVCCFTEVSGCYQSLKYSPWDVAFDVLYATSLENSSAKMVAIGKVVVNVAELAARKVSELEEKLPITLNIGRTSILAKLHVKVKFAEIRDYQDPTCHIRDSNESSQLQYLTKSNSTCHTKGQKLSQEDDSDESSTFETQADSVKKVGWFSWKRRRLSLRPTRSKEEPFIKRTRSFNVDAPLNQQNVEKPELSTESRDQNEGSSTKSAWEVKELESRDGQTRLKTNVFLASFDQCSDKAAGESACTALVAVISHWLQSNRDAMPTRSEFDNLILQGSSEWRKLCQNDTYINDFPNKHFDLETVLHAGIRPIAISHDQSFVGFFSPEKFESLQGVMSFDQIWDKISSVPDVIEVEPRVYIISWNDHFFILKVEANAYYIIDTLGERLFEGCSKAYILKFDDNTMMYEKVAEDKSQKDEPEAKEEMICKGKECCREFIKKFLAAIPLKELEEQEKKETVSYFSLHHRLQIEFNFSYLLSSSSSSLTSSPFFSSATSTPPYL; encoded by the exons ATGGCGGTGACTAGAaagtttcaagtgaaaatcaGACCGTTGAAGCTAGAATTATTAGGAGTTGATGATTTTGATGGGGGAAATCAAGAACCAAGAAAGGTGAAGGCCATGGCAATCAAGATGAAGTGGAAAGGTGAACCCAAGTTTGGTTTAGTCCCATTTCATAAGCATAAGAAAGATTTCACTAGTCGAAGAATTATGAAGAAAGGAATACAAGCTAATTCCATTGAATGGGATAATGATGCAGATGAGTTTGAGAACGTTTGTTGTTTTACAGAGGTTTCTGGTTGTTATCAGAGTCTAAAATATTCACCATGGGATGTCGCATTTGATGTTTTATACGCAACTAGTTTGGAGAATTCGTCGGCGAAAATGGTGGCAATTGGGAAAGTGGTGGTTAACGTTGCAGAATTAGCTGCAAGAAAGGTGTCTGAACTTGAAGAGAAGCTTCCCATTACTTTAAATATTGGTAGAACTTCCATATTAGCTAAGCTCCAT GTCAAAGTAAAATTTGCTGAGATCAGAGATTATCAAGACCCGACGTGTCATATCCGTGATTCAAACGAGTCAAGTCAGCTGCAATATTTGACAAAGAGTAACAGCACATGTCACACAAAGGGACAGAAGCTGAGTCAAGAAGATGACTCGGACGAGTCATCCACATTTGAAACTCAGGCTGACTCAGTGAAGAAAGTAGGGTGGTTCTCTTGGAAGAGAAGGAGATTGAGTCTGAGACCTACTAGGAGTAAAGAAGAACCATTCATTAAGAGGACTCGTAGCTTTAATGTTGACGCACCACTCAACCAACAG AATGTGGAGAAGCCTGAGCTTTCTACTGAATCAAGGGACCAAAATGAAGGCAGCAGCACAAAGTCTGCTTGGGAAGTGAAGGAATTAGAGAGTAGGGACGGGCAAACAAGGCTCAAAACCAATGTCTTCCTTGCATCTTTCGACCAATGCAGCGACAAGGCTGCTGGTGAGAGTGCATGCACAGCACTAGTAGCGGTTATCTCCCATTGGCTGCAATCTAATAGAGATGCAATGCCCACGAGATCAGAATTCGATAACCTCATACTACAGGGTTCATCAGAATGGAGAAAGCTATGCCAGAATGACACTTACATCAATGATTTCCCTAACAAGCACTTTGATTTAGAGACTGTCCTGCATGCTGGTATTCGACCTATAGCCATCTCGCATGATCAATCCTTTGTTGGATTCTTTAGCCCAGAGAAGTTCGAATCATTGCAAGGAGTAATGTCATTTGATCAGATATGGGACAAGATTAGTAGCGTTCCAGATGTCATTGAAGTTGAACCTAGAGTTTATATAATAAGTTGGAACGATCATTTCTTCATATTGAAGGTGGAAGCTAATGCTTATTACATTATTGATACATTGGGAGAACGGCTATTTGAGGGTTGCAGCAAAGCATACATTTTAAAGTTTGACGATAACACTATGATGTATGAGAAGGTTGCAGAGGACAAGTCTCAGAAAGATGAGCCTGAGGCTAAGGAAGAGATGATATGCAAGGGGAAAGAATGCTGCAGAGAATTCATCAAGAAATTTCTCGCGGCTATCCCTCTAAAGGAACTCGAGGAGCAAGAGAAAAAGGAGAcagtttcttatttttctcttcatcATCGGTTGCAGATAGAGTTCAACTTCAGCTACTTGCTATCTTCTTCTTCGTCGTCTTTGACATCAtcacctttcttttcttctgcTACTTCTACACCTCCTTATTTGTAG